Proteins found in one Magnolia sinica isolate HGM2019 chromosome 5, MsV1, whole genome shotgun sequence genomic segment:
- the LOC131246229 gene encoding small ribosomal subunit protein bS21c-like, which produces MASLCSFLSFRPSKPPILSSSSSSHLSFLLPSPPPCSLSLTYGRGRFPIIGIGSSSFPSSHSLSYVFPSLGSSTRLLCRSGYNVQVVVEDNEPEESLVRRFRSKVLRAGVIQECKRRRFFENKQDKKKRKAREASKRNRWRFRFFIHFSFFQMV; this is translated from the coding sequence ATGGCTTCTCTCTGCAGTTTTCTCTCATTCAGACCATCCAAACCACccatcctttcttcttcttcttcttcccacctCTCATTCCTActtccttctcctcctccttgtTCTCTTTCTCTTACTTACGGAAGAGGGAGATTTCCAATAATAGgaattggatcttcttcttttCCGTCTTCTCACTCACTATCGTATGTATTTCCTTCCCTCGGAAGCAGCACCAGGCTCTTATGCAGGTCAGGATACAACGTGCAGGTGGTGGTGGAAGACAATGAGCCGGAAGAATCCCTCGTCCGCCGCTTCCGTTCCAAGGTCCTTAGGGCTGGCGTCATCCAGGAATGCAAGCGGAGGAGGTTCTTTGAGAATAAGCAGgacaagaagaagaggaaggcaagAGAAGCTTCCAAGCGGAATCGATGGAGGTTTCGATTTTTCATTCACTTTTCCTTCTTTCAGATGGTTTGA